The following are encoded together in the Astyanax mexicanus isolate ESR-SI-001 chromosome 8, AstMex3_surface, whole genome shotgun sequence genome:
- the LOC111194329 gene encoding kinesin light chain 1-like gives MSTMVYPREEALERLTQDEIVLNTKAVMQGLETLRGEHAQLLNSLLDCAQPPAAQEKSGVLRKSLEAIELGLGEAQVIIALSGHLSAVESEKQKLRAQVRRLCQENQWLRDELANTQHKLQKSEQNVAQLEEEKKHLEFMNQIRKFDDDASPSEEKPGEKEKDNLDDLFPNDDDQGPAQPSGEVAAQQGGYEIPARLRTLHNLVIQYASQGRYEVAVPLCKQALEDLEKTSGHDHPDVATMLNILALVYRDQNKYKEAAHLLNDALAIREKTLGKDHPAVAATLNNLAVLYGKRGKYKEAEPLCKRALEIREKVLGKYHPDVAKQLNNLALLCQNQGKYEEVEYYYRRALEIYESKLGADDPNVAKTKNNLATCYLKQGKFKDAEALYKEILTRAHEKQFGSVNNDNKPIWMHAEEREESKGKTKDSGFYGEYGSWYKACKVDRALMQLTRVK, from the exons ATGTCCACCATGGTATATCCACGGGAGGAGGCTCTGGAGAGGCTCACTCAGGATGAGATTGTGCTCAACACAAAGGCAGTGATGCAGGGTCTGGAGACGCTTCGAGGAGAACATGCACAACTACTCAACTCCCTGCTGGACTGTGCCCAGCCCCCTGCCGCCCAGGAGAAATCAGGCGTGCTCCGCAAGAGCCTGGAGGCCATCGAGCTGGGCCTTGGTGAGGCACAG GTGATCATTGCCCTGTCTGGGCACCTGAGTGCTGTGGAGTCGGAGAAGCAGAAGCTGCGGGCGCAGGTGAGGAGGCTGTGCCAGGAGAACCAGTGGCTGCGGGACGAGCTGGCCAACACTCAACACAAGCTGCAGAAGAGCGAGCAGAACGTGGCTcagctggaggaggagaagaagcacCTGGAGTTCATGAACCAGATCCGTAAGTTTGATGACGACGCCTCACCCTCTGAGGAGAAGCCTGGAGAGAAGGAGAAGGACAACCTGGACGACCTGTTCCCCAACGACGATGACCAGGGACCAG CCCAGCCTAGTGGTGAAGTGGCAGCGCAGCAGGGAGGTTATGAGATCCCAGCCCGGCTCAGAACTCTACACAACCTGGTTATTCAGTATGCCTCTCAAGGCCGGTATGAGGTAGCTGTGCCGCTTTGTAAGCAGGCTCTGGAAGACCTGGAGAAAACCTCCGGCCATGACCACCCAGATGTTGCTACAATGCTCAACATTCTTGCCCTCGTCTACAG GGATCAGAATAAGTACAAAGAGGCAGCTCACCTGCTGAATGATGCCTTGGCTATCCGGGAGAAGACACTTGGTAAGGACCACCCTGCTGTGGCTGCAACCCTCAACAACCTGGCTGTGCTTTATGGCAAACGTGGTAAATACAAGGAGGCTGAACCTCTTTGCAAGAGAGCACTGGAGATCAGAGAGAAG GTTCTGGGGAAGTACCATCCAGATGTGGCTAAGCAGCTGAATAACCTGGCCCTGCTGTGTCAGAACCAGGGCAAATACGAGGAAGTGGAGTACTACTACCGCCGAGCCCTGGAGATCTACGAGAGCAAGCTGGGGGCTGATGATCCTAATGTGGCCAAGACCAAGAACAATCTG GCGACATGCTACCTGAAACAGGGGAAGTTTAAGGACGCAGAGGCTCTGTACAAGGAGATCCTGACCCGTGCACATGAGAAACAGTTTGGATCCGTTAATA aTGACAACAAGCCCATCTGGATGCATGCTGAGGAGCGGGAAGAGAGCAAG GGTAAGACGAAAGACTCTGGTTTCTATGGCGAGTACGGCAGCTGGTACAAAGCCTGCAAAGTGGACAG GGCATTGATGCAATTAACCAGAGTAAAGTAG